One genomic window of Halolamina sediminis includes the following:
- a CDS encoding alkaline phosphatase family protein, with translation MTDFAPDLRGECEENGYVFPAYRDRCFADATESALSLLSSEFDRNLPDDTFGDFSDDVENVVLLVVDGFGLDQWTRLSDDLPLLDAFETAGTVTPLTSTYPSETAAAITTLHTGLLPAEHGLLGWHQYLDSVGESVQTLPFLLEDGTPVREEYPLADPRELFEGEAIYGDAETAGIDTHVTQPEHIAGSVSSELTTAGAETHGYWNVADMAVTVRDAVVEGGPTHVTAYVPNVDSISHVTGTEADRYDAQVRMVTEAFRTGFLDKLDSETAGETAVLLTADHGHTNVDEGLAVDLSVSEVQDYFVRNDDGEPIQPTGGPRNVQFHVRDGRVEELRSHVETEAGGDVLTLTEAEYRDRGLFGSNHAEASATFDRRAPDLLAVHRDHVMWYEPDDKIGVHGGMAPEEMLVPFAAARASDLQN, from the coding sequence GTGACAGATTTCGCACCCGACCTCCGCGGGGAGTGCGAGGAGAACGGGTACGTCTTCCCCGCGTACCGTGACCGCTGTTTCGCCGATGCTACCGAGAGCGCCCTCTCGCTGCTGTCGTCGGAGTTCGACCGGAACCTCCCCGACGACACGTTCGGTGATTTTTCTGACGATGTCGAGAACGTCGTCCTGCTCGTCGTCGACGGGTTCGGGCTGGACCAGTGGACCCGGCTCTCGGACGATCTCCCACTCCTCGACGCCTTCGAGACGGCCGGAACCGTAACGCCGTTGACCTCCACCTACCCCTCCGAGACGGCCGCGGCGATCACGACGCTCCACACGGGACTGCTCCCGGCCGAACACGGCCTGCTCGGCTGGCACCAGTACCTCGACTCCGTCGGCGAGTCGGTCCAGACCCTCCCGTTCCTCCTAGAGGACGGCACCCCGGTTCGTGAGGAGTACCCGCTCGCGGACCCGCGTGAACTGTTCGAGGGCGAGGCCATCTACGGCGACGCCGAGACGGCAGGCATCGATACCCACGTCACCCAGCCGGAGCACATCGCCGGCTCAGTCTCCTCCGAGCTCACGACCGCCGGCGCGGAGACGCACGGCTACTGGAACGTCGCCGACATGGCCGTCACGGTACGCGACGCCGTCGTCGAGGGGGGACCGACCCACGTCACGGCGTACGTCCCGAACGTCGACAGCATCTCCCACGTGACTGGGACCGAGGCCGACCGGTACGACGCCCAGGTGCGGATGGTGACTGAGGCGTTCCGTACGGGCTTCCTCGACAAGCTGGACTCCGAAACCGCCGGGGAGACGGCCGTCCTGCTCACCGCCGACCACGGCCACACCAACGTCGACGAAGGTCTCGCGGTCGATCTCTCCGTGTCAGAGGTGCAGGACTATTTCGTCCGAAACGACGATGGCGAGCCGATTCAACCGACGGGGGGCCCGCGAAACGTGCAGTTCCACGTCCGCGACGGGCGGGTCGAGGAGCTCCGGAGCCACGTCGAAACCGAAGCCGGCGGGGACGTGCTGACCTTGACGGAGGCCGAGTACCGCGATCGTGGCCTGTTCGGCAGCAACCACGCCGAGGCTAGCGCGACCTTCGACCGCCGCGCTCCGGATCTGCTGGCAGTCCATCGCGATCACGTGATGTGGTACGAACCGGACGACAAGATCGGCGTTCACGGCGGGATGGCCCCCGAGGAGATGCTGGTCCCCTTCGCCGCGGCACGAGCGAGCGACCTGCAGAACTGA
- the aroC gene encoding chorismate synthase, whose amino-acid sequence MNGNRFGRLFQVTTYGESHGPGMGCTVSGVPAGVELDEDDIQRDLDRRKPGQSMITTSRGEPDEVSIQSGLQDGYTTGTPIGMTIQNKDARSGKYEPFVTAPRPSHGDFTYSAKFGTRNWGGGGRSSARETVNWVAAGAIAKQVLEQSDYDVQIKAHVNQIGDIEAPDVSFEQLLEHSEENEVRCADPETAEEMRELIDEYQEAGDSIGGSVAFEARGVPRGLGAPRFDSFPARLGQALLAVPASTGFEYGLGRDAREVTGKERNEDWEFPDEADPDPTPVGNDHGGLQGGITTGQPIYGELTLHAPTSIPKTQRTADWETGEEKEIQVVGRHDPVLPPRAVPVVESMLYLTVLDFMLLGGRINPDRLDDNPGEYDTPYHPSSPRND is encoded by the coding sequence ATGAACGGCAATCGCTTCGGGCGCCTGTTCCAGGTGACCACCTACGGCGAGAGTCACGGCCCGGGGATGGGGTGTACGGTGAGTGGCGTCCCCGCCGGCGTCGAACTCGACGAGGACGACATCCAGCGCGACCTCGACCGGCGCAAGCCCGGGCAGTCGATGATCACGACCAGTCGCGGCGAGCCCGACGAAGTGTCGATCCAGTCGGGGCTGCAGGACGGCTACACTACGGGCACCCCGATCGGGATGACGATCCAGAACAAGGACGCCCGTTCGGGCAAGTACGAGCCGTTCGTCACTGCGCCCCGGCCGAGCCACGGGGACTTCACCTACTCTGCGAAGTTCGGTACGCGGAACTGGGGCGGTGGCGGCCGCTCTAGCGCGCGCGAGACGGTGAACTGGGTCGCCGCGGGCGCGATCGCCAAACAGGTGCTCGAACAGAGCGATTACGACGTACAGATCAAGGCGCACGTCAACCAGATCGGTGACATCGAGGCGCCGGACGTGAGCTTCGAGCAGCTGCTCGAACACAGCGAAGAGAACGAGGTCCGCTGTGCGGACCCCGAGACCGCCGAGGAGATGCGGGAACTGATCGACGAGTACCAGGAAGCCGGTGACTCCATCGGCGGCAGCGTCGCGTTCGAGGCCCGCGGCGTCCCCCGAGGCCTCGGTGCGCCGCGGTTCGATAGCTTCCCGGCCCGGCTCGGGCAGGCACTACTCGCTGTCCCGGCGTCGACGGGCTTCGAGTACGGACTTGGCCGCGACGCGCGTGAAGTCACCGGCAAGGAGCGAAACGAGGACTGGGAGTTCCCCGACGAGGCGGATCCGGACCCGACGCCGGTCGGCAACGACCACGGCGGGCTTCAAGGCGGGATCACGACGGGACAGCCGATCTACGGCGAACTCACGCTTCACGCCCCGACCTCGATCCCGAAGACCCAGCGAACCGCGGACTGGGAGACCGGCGAGGAGAAGGAGATTCAGGTCGTCGGCCGACACGATCCGGTACTTCCGCCGCGAGCGGTCCCGGTGGTGGAGTCGATGCTCTACCTGACGGTGCTCGACTTCATGCTCCTCGGCGGCCGGATCAATCCGGACCGACTGGACGATAACCCGGGCGAGTACGACACGCCGTACCACCCGAGTAGCCCGCGGAACGACTAA
- a CDS encoding CAP domain-containing protein yields MKVRIITVCVLVVLGGCVGVGTVPDAIDGAEHTTADTEPTPRQPTTPSSARYDVDVKQIEDLIHEKMNERRVQNGVEPLERNETLDAVARYKSWDMAKRDYFAHTGPNGTTHPELRAQYELECGRSGQNIYKHKTQQIVENTHKFLTNSEKASKSAVDFLLNSPSHRQNALSSNYDSQGIGVFVDENGTVFVTQELCG; encoded by the coding sequence ATGAAGGTTCGGATTATCACGGTTTGCGTGTTAGTAGTTCTCGGCGGTTGCGTAGGGGTTGGAACTGTCCCTGACGCTATCGACGGGGCCGAACATACGACGGCCGATACGGAGCCGACACCGCGACAGCCGACGACACCATCGTCGGCACGGTACGACGTCGACGTGAAACAGATAGAGGACCTCATCCACGAGAAGATGAACGAACGGCGGGTCCAAAACGGGGTCGAGCCACTCGAACGGAACGAAACGCTGGACGCCGTTGCTCGGTACAAGTCGTGGGACATGGCAAAGCGGGACTACTTTGCGCATACCGGGCCTAACGGGACTACGCATCCCGAACTTCGTGCACAGTACGAGTTGGAGTGCGGTCGTTCAGGACAGAACATCTACAAGCATAAGACTCAACAGATAGTCGAGAACACTCATAAATTCCTAACTAATAGCGAAAAAGCCTCTAAATCGGCTGTCGATTTCCTACTTAATTCCCCCTCTCACCGCCAAAACGCCCTCTCTTCGAACTACGACAGCCAGGGGATCGGCGTCTTCGTCGACGAGAACGGGACCGTCTTCGTAACGCAGGAGCTCTGCGGTTAG
- a CDS encoding 2-oxoacid:acceptor oxidoreductase subunit alpha — translation MTDDELIWRIAGGSGDGIASTSQNFAKALMRSGLDVFTHRHYPSRIRGGHTYTEVRAAPEDVTSRGDGYDFLLALGDSFARNPQEEAYYGKEEIKPLSENLDDLREGGVIVYDSGLIDADEVPNFDQRVEENNWHVFPLDLRGLAREKGREVMRNTAGVGATCAIADIPVEAIEELMTDAMPEKILEPNLEILNEAYEAVLDDYDLSGIEVSCPEGEHEEEQVLVNGSDGIAYGAFDEGCRFIAGYPMTPWTEVFTILSKNLPEVGGISEQVEDEIAAASLAIGAAHTGVKAMSGSSGGGFALMSEPLGLAEMSETPIVLLEAARAGPSTGMPTKPEQADLEHVLYTSQGDSNRVVFAPADPAEAYDHARKAFQIAYQYQIPSIILYDQKLSGEYRNVPASHFDRDPNPDIGKTLTEDQIAEAPHEPGGKLKRFRHNPEDGVSPRSVPGQKGGRFLASGNEHNEAGHISEDPDNRVAQVHRRSRKLESIREELNEDGLNETYGPEDADYGILAFGSMVGTVEEAVDRLNADGESVKALAVGELAPYPETEVRAFIESVDQAMVVEMNSSAQFRGLTQKHLGEYGPKLSSLLKYNGNPFEPAEVVEGFHNTVDGEEATDHQTTFVPAAGD, via the coding sequence ATGACTGACGACGAACTCATCTGGCGGATCGCAGGAGGTTCCGGCGACGGGATCGCTTCGACCAGCCAGAACTTCGCGAAAGCGTTGATGCGGTCGGGACTGGACGTCTTCACCCACCGACACTACCCGTCTCGGATCCGTGGCGGTCACACGTACACCGAGGTTCGGGCCGCCCCCGAGGACGTGACATCGCGGGGCGACGGGTACGACTTCCTCCTCGCGCTCGGGGACTCCTTCGCGCGCAACCCACAGGAGGAGGCGTACTACGGGAAAGAGGAGATCAAACCGCTCTCGGAGAACCTCGACGATCTCCGGGAGGGTGGCGTGATCGTCTACGACTCCGGCCTCATCGACGCCGACGAGGTACCGAACTTCGACCAGCGCGTCGAGGAGAACAACTGGCACGTGTTCCCGCTGGACCTCCGCGGGCTGGCCCGCGAGAAGGGCCGCGAGGTGATGCGCAACACCGCCGGCGTCGGCGCTACCTGCGCGATCGCCGACATTCCCGTCGAGGCGATCGAGGAACTGATGACGGACGCGATGCCGGAGAAGATCCTCGAACCCAACCTCGAGATCCTCAACGAGGCGTACGAGGCGGTGCTTGACGACTACGACCTCTCCGGGATCGAAGTCTCCTGTCCGGAGGGCGAACACGAGGAGGAGCAGGTGCTCGTCAACGGCTCCGACGGGATCGCCTACGGTGCGTTCGACGAGGGCTGCCGGTTCATCGCCGGCTACCCGATGACGCCGTGGACGGAGGTGTTCACCATCCTCTCGAAGAACCTCCCCGAAGTCGGGGGGATCTCCGAACAGGTGGAGGACGAGATCGCCGCGGCGTCGCTGGCGATCGGTGCCGCCCACACCGGTGTGAAGGCGATGTCGGGCTCCTCCGGCGGCGGCTTCGCGCTGATGTCCGAGCCGCTCGGACTGGCGGAGATGTCGGAGACGCCGATCGTGCTGCTGGAAGCGGCACGAGCGGGCCCGTCGACGGGGATGCCGACGAAGCCCGAGCAGGCCGACCTGGAGCACGTCCTGTACACCTCACAGGGCGACTCCAACCGCGTCGTGTTCGCGCCCGCGGACCCTGCGGAGGCGTACGACCACGCGCGGAAAGCGTTCCAGATCGCCTACCAGTACCAGATCCCGTCGATCATCCTCTACGACCAGAAGCTCTCCGGGGAGTACCGCAACGTCCCGGCGAGCCACTTCGATCGGGACCCCAACCCGGACATCGGCAAGACGCTCACCGAGGACCAGATCGCCGAGGCACCGCACGAGCCCGGCGGGAAGCTCAAGCGCTTCCGGCACAATCCCGAGGACGGCGTCTCGCCGCGCTCGGTGCCGGGACAGAAGGGCGGGCGCTTCCTCGCGTCCGGCAACGAGCACAACGAGGCCGGCCACATCAGCGAGGACCCCGACAACCGCGTCGCGCAGGTCCACCGGCGGAGCCGCAAGCTGGAGTCGATCCGCGAGGAGTTGAACGAGGACGGCCTGAACGAGACGTACGGCCCCGAGGACGCCGATTACGGCATCCTGGCGTTCGGCAGCATGGTCGGCACCGTCGAGGAGGCGGTCGACCGACTCAACGCAGACGGCGAGTCCGTGAAGGCGCTCGCGGTCGGCGAACTGGCGCCGTACCCGGAGACAGAGGTTCGGGCGTTCATCGAGAGCGTCGACCAAGCGATGGTCGTCGAGATGAACTCCTCGGCGCAGTTCCGCGGCCTGACCCAGAAGCACCTGGGCGAGTACGGGCCCAAGCTGTCGAGCCTCCTGAAGTACAACGGCAACCCCTTCGAGCCTGCGGAAGTGGTCGAGGGGTTCCACAACACCGTCGACGGTGAGGAAGCGACCGATCACCAGACGACGTTCGTACCCGCGGCAGGTGACTGA
- a CDS encoding thiamine pyrophosphate-dependent enzyme yields MSAFSAIGDEREIEQDEYTPGIEPQPTWCPGCGDFGVLKALKGALPEAGRTPDETLTVTGIGCSGKLNSYFNSYGFHTIHGRALPVARAAKLANPGLEVIAAGGDGDGYGIGGNHFMHTARENHDFTYIVFNNEIFGLTKGQTSPTSPKGHKSKTQPHGSAKEPIRPLSLSLTSGASFVARTAAVNPNQAKELIKEAIEHDGFAHIDFLTQCPTWNKDAKQYVPYIDVNENDDYEFDPTNREEAAEMMRETEEALHEGEVLTGKFYVDEDRPSYQQEKQNIGEMPEEPLAERYFDDDYEWERSADMFLDDHK; encoded by the coding sequence ATGAGTGCATTCAGCGCAATCGGCGACGAACGCGAGATCGAACAGGACGAGTACACGCCGGGGATCGAGCCCCAGCCGACGTGGTGTCCGGGCTGCGGTGACTTCGGCGTCCTGAAGGCACTGAAGGGCGCCCTGCCCGAGGCCGGGCGCACGCCCGACGAGACCCTGACGGTGACGGGGATCGGCTGCTCGGGCAAGCTGAACTCCTACTTCAACAGCTACGGGTTCCACACGATCCACGGGCGCGCACTGCCCGTCGCGCGGGCCGCGAAGCTCGCGAACCCCGGGCTGGAAGTGATCGCCGCCGGCGGCGACGGCGACGGCTACGGCATCGGCGGGAACCACTTCATGCACACCGCCCGGGAGAACCACGACTTCACCTACATCGTGTTCAACAACGAGATCTTCGGCCTCACCAAGGGCCAGACCTCGCCCACCTCCCCGAAGGGTCACAAGTCGAAGACCCAGCCCCACGGCTCGGCGAAGGAGCCGATCCGGCCGCTCTCGCTCTCGCTCACGTCGGGGGCGTCGTTCGTGGCCCGCACCGCGGCGGTCAACCCCAACCAGGCCAAGGAGCTGATCAAGGAGGCCATCGAGCACGACGGGTTCGCCCACATCGACTTCCTGACCCAGTGTCCGACCTGGAACAAGGACGCAAAGCAGTACGTCCCCTACATCGACGTCAACGAGAACGACGACTACGAGTTCGACCCGACGAACCGCGAGGAGGCCGCGGAGATGATGCGTGAGACCGAGGAAGCCCTCCACGAGGGCGAGGTGCTCACCGGGAAGTTCTACGTCGACGAGGACCGCCCCTCCTACCAGCAGGAGAAGCAGAACATCGGCGAGATGCCCGAGGAGCCGCTGGCCGAGCGCTACTTCGACGACGACTACGAGTGGGAGCGCTCCGCGGACATGTTCCTCGACGACCACAAGTGA
- the lrpA1 gene encoding HTH-type transcriptional regulator LrpA1, which yields MTTSATEDRILQILEEDAQASVSEIAERADVSKPTVRKYVRQLEEEGVIVGYSAEVDPKKLTGQSIALVGMDVDSEQYVDATNALKQLDAVESLYSSSGDHMLMAEIRAENGDALGDVINDEVLEIDGLTAAHPTFLQERLK from the coding sequence ATGACTACGTCGGCCACCGAGGACCGAATCCTGCAGATCTTGGAGGAGGACGCGCAGGCGTCGGTCTCCGAGATCGCCGAGCGCGCCGACGTCTCCAAGCCGACGGTTCGGAAGTACGTCCGCCAGCTCGAGGAAGAGGGCGTGATCGTCGGCTACTCCGCCGAGGTCGACCCCAAGAAGCTCACGGGCCAGTCGATCGCGCTGGTGGGGATGGACGTCGACAGCGAGCAGTACGTCGACGCCACGAACGCGCTCAAACAGCTGGACGCGGTCGAGTCGTTGTACAGTTCGTCGGGCGACCACATGCTGATGGCGGAGATCCGAGCCGAGAACGGTGACGCGCTCGGCGACGTGATCAACGACGAGGTGCTGGAGATCGACGGGCTGACCGCAGCCCACCCCACTTTCCTGCAGGAGCGTCTGAAGTAG
- a CDS encoding MFS transporter has product MISVVRRYYAYRATLTNGFYLPVSVIYMEAQGLGLAEIGFVQGVFLFGMVAGELPTGYLADYLGRRRTLALGNAVTATVMAGFVFASSTAAFTALFLLWAVAWTLRSGTSDAWLYELLAKAGLDDEFARLSGRAESVLLVVSAGAALTAGVLYTVDPALPFVANAAVAALGLPILFTLPRTGEIRDDEPTMTVRRAVSLLRSQFTRPSIGWLVVYAALFNVVFSVTRVFEQPALREVGVPVAGLGVVYAGFKLVSAAATGAAGAVQDRLGTRGVMLSLIPIFGVLYASFAVVPLLLVPAVFARRAVSQLVRPVRNEYLNDRLDDVGRATVLSGVSMVLSLASGAANVLGGRVAEGIGPVSFLAATGVAVSVAAAVLWLLTSPVRDEPTTASPSPVESTEPSPNAGEP; this is encoded by the coding sequence ATGATCTCGGTCGTCAGGCGGTACTACGCGTACCGCGCGACGCTCACCAACGGGTTCTACCTCCCCGTCTCGGTGATCTACATGGAGGCACAGGGGCTGGGGCTGGCCGAGATCGGGTTCGTCCAGGGCGTGTTCCTGTTCGGGATGGTCGCCGGCGAGCTCCCGACGGGCTATCTGGCGGACTACCTAGGCCGTCGGCGGACGCTCGCGCTCGGCAACGCCGTCACCGCGACGGTGATGGCCGGGTTCGTGTTCGCGTCGTCGACGGCGGCGTTCACCGCGCTGTTCCTGCTGTGGGCGGTGGCGTGGACGCTCCGGAGCGGCACCAGCGACGCGTGGCTGTACGAACTGCTCGCGAAGGCGGGTCTCGACGACGAGTTCGCCCGGCTCAGCGGCAGGGCCGAGTCCGTGCTGTTAGTTGTCTCCGCGGGCGCAGCCCTGACCGCTGGCGTGCTGTACACCGTCGACCCGGCGCTACCGTTCGTGGCGAACGCCGCCGTCGCCGCGCTGGGGCTGCCGATCCTGTTCACGCTGCCCCGGACCGGGGAGATACGCGACGACGAGCCGACGATGACGGTCCGTCGTGCCGTCTCGCTGCTGCGCTCGCAGTTCACCCGCCCCTCGATCGGCTGGCTGGTCGTCTACGCCGCCCTGTTCAACGTCGTCTTCTCGGTGACGCGAGTGTTCGAACAGCCGGCATTACGCGAGGTCGGCGTCCCGGTGGCCGGACTGGGCGTCGTCTACGCGGGGTTCAAGCTCGTCTCGGCGGCCGCGACGGGCGCCGCCGGAGCGGTGCAGGATCGGCTGGGGACCCGCGGCGTCATGCTGTCCCTGATCCCGATTTTCGGGGTTCTCTACGCGAGCTTCGCGGTCGTCCCGCTCCTACTCGTCCCCGCGGTGTTCGCCCGTCGGGCCGTCTCACAGCTGGTCCGCCCCGTCCGCAACGAGTACCTCAACGACCGGCTCGACGACGTGGGCCGGGCGACGGTGCTCTCCGGCGTCTCGATGGTGCTCTCGCTGGCCTCCGGGGCCGCGAACGTGCTCGGCGGCCGGGTCGCGGAAGGGATCGGCCCCGTCAGCTTCCTCGCGGCGACCGGCGTCGCTGTCTCCGTCGCTGCGGCCGTGCTCTGGCTGCTCACGTCGCCGGTCCGGGACGAGCCCACGACGGCCAGCCCGAGCCCGGTGGAGTCGACCGAGCCGTCGCCCAACGCCGGCGAGCCGTAA
- a CDS encoding DNA polymerase Y family protein, whose product MSGSTLPGTGDDESPDRVVLHVDMDCFYASCERLREPELRGEPVVVGMGYEAGETIGAVATASYEAREHGVDSAQPISQAVERLPPVERPDLGDEDAADRAGAAGEGDDRGHYRPVAMEFYQSVASEVKTILHDCADTVREVSIDEAYLDVTDRTSWERVDAPARASGAAEQRTLAEGFARHVRERIAHEVGVPASVGVAPNMATAKIASDHDKPDGLTVVPPGTVAAFLAPLPIEEIHGVGPVRAGELHDMEIETAGDLADADPGHLQDRFGDRGVELYERARGDDDREVTPTGLPKSLSRESSFSEATTDAEAMREKVRALAAAVAERARSKDALYRTIGIKAVTTPYDVNTRAESLSGPVDDPDLVEETALSLLGEFEDESVRKLGVRVSKLSFTAGEQASLDGFDAHEAGDGAVGSRNAQRSGDAVADGSGDDRDPAAGEDRSGQFSLEEFE is encoded by the coding sequence ATGAGCGGGAGCACCCTTCCCGGGACTGGCGACGACGAGTCGCCCGACAGAGTGGTGCTCCACGTCGACATGGACTGCTTCTACGCCTCCTGTGAGCGCCTGCGGGAGCCCGAACTCCGCGGCGAGCCGGTCGTCGTCGGCATGGGGTACGAGGCGGGTGAGACGATCGGCGCCGTCGCGACCGCCTCCTACGAGGCCCGGGAGCACGGCGTCGACTCCGCCCAGCCCATCTCGCAGGCGGTCGAGCGACTGCCGCCCGTCGAGCGCCCGGATCTGGGCGACGAAGACGCCGCGGACCGAGCAGGCGCGGCGGGCGAGGGCGACGACCGCGGCCACTACCGCCCGGTAGCCATGGAGTTCTACCAGTCTGTCGCGAGCGAGGTGAAGACGATCCTGCACGACTGCGCCGACACGGTGCGGGAGGTGAGCATCGACGAGGCGTATCTCGACGTGACCGATCGCACGTCGTGGGAGCGCGTCGACGCGCCTGCGCGGGCCTCCGGCGCGGCCGAGCAGCGCACGCTCGCCGAGGGGTTCGCGCGCCACGTCCGGGAGCGCATCGCCCACGAGGTGGGGGTCCCCGCGAGCGTCGGCGTCGCGCCGAACATGGCGACCGCGAAGATCGCCAGCGACCACGACAAGCCCGACGGGCTGACGGTCGTGCCGCCGGGGACGGTCGCGGCGTTTCTCGCGCCGCTGCCCATCGAAGAGATCCACGGCGTCGGCCCGGTCCGTGCGGGCGAGCTTCACGACATGGAGATCGAGACCGCCGGCGACCTCGCAGATGCGGACCCCGGCCACCTGCAGGACCGCTTCGGCGACCGGGGCGTCGAGCTCTACGAGCGCGCCCGCGGCGACGACGACCGCGAGGTTACGCCGACGGGGCTGCCAAAGAGCCTCTCCCGGGAGTCGTCGTTCTCGGAAGCGACGACCGACGCCGAGGCGATGCGGGAGAAGGTCCGCGCGCTCGCGGCCGCGGTCGCGGAGCGTGCCCGCTCGAAGGACGCGCTCTACCGGACGATCGGGATCAAGGCCGTCACGACGCCGTACGACGTGAACACCCGCGCCGAGTCGCTCTCCGGCCCCGTCGACGACCCCGATCTGGTGGAGGAGACCGCCCTCTCGCTGCTCGGCGAGTTCGAGGACGAGTCGGTCCGCAAGCTCGGGGTGCGGGTGTCGAAGCTGAGCTTCACCGCGGGCGAGCAGGCGAGCCTCGACGGGTTCGACGCACACGAAGCCGGTGACGGCGCGGTCGGGAGTCGGAACGCACAGCGGTCCGGCGACGCGGTCGCGGACGGCAGCGGCGACGACCGCGACCCTGCCGCCGGCGAGGACCGGTCGGGGCAGTTCTCGCTGGAGGAGTTCGAGTAG